One genomic segment of Helianthus annuus cultivar XRQ/B chromosome 14, HanXRQr2.0-SUNRISE, whole genome shotgun sequence includes these proteins:
- the LOC110879121 gene encoding uncharacterized protein LOC110879121 isoform X3: protein MAKSKNHTAHNQSYKAHRNGIKKPRKHRHTSTKDWRQFGGGSGGCWWWLWKWTNPGNSTNPVWWWQWRFLLLHWKYFEAERTSVFDHLIQVISYAIEVGSRRHHSR, encoded by the exons ATGGCGAAATCGAAGAACCACACCGCACATAACCAGTCTTACAAGGCTCACAGGAACGGCATCAAGAAGCCAAGGAAACACCGTCACACTTCCACCAAAGAC TGGCGACAGTttggtggtggcagtggcggtTGTTGGTGGTGGTTGTGGAAGTGGACAAATCCAGGTAACAGTACAAATCCAGTttggtggtggcagtggcggtTCTTGCTTTTACACTGGAAATATTTTGAAGCTGAAAGAACTAGTGTATTTGATCATCTTATTCAAGTGATCAGTTATGCTATAGAG GTTGGGAGTCGtcgtcatcatagtaggtaa
- the LOC110879121 gene encoding uncharacterized protein LOC110879121 isoform X5, giving the protein MAKSKNHTAHNQSYKAHRNGIKKPRKHRHTSTKDWRQFGGGSGGCWWWLWKWTNPGNSTNPVWWWQWRFLLLHWKYFEAERTSVFDHLIQVISYAIEKRD; this is encoded by the exons ATGGCGAAATCGAAGAACCACACCGCACATAACCAGTCTTACAAGGCTCACAGGAACGGCATCAAGAAGCCAAGGAAACACCGTCACACTTCCACCAAAGAC TGGCGACAGTttggtggtggcagtggcggtTGTTGGTGGTGGTTGTGGAAGTGGACAAATCCAGGTAACAGTACAAATCCAGTttggtggtggcagtggcggtTCTTGCTTTTACACTGGAAATATTTTGAAGCTGAAAGAACTAGTGTATTTGATCATCTTATTCAAGTGATCAGTTATGCTATAGAG
- the LOC110879121 gene encoding uncharacterized protein LOC110879121 isoform X4, producing MAKSKNHTAHNQSYKAHRNGIKKPRKHRHTSTKDWRQFGGGSGGCWWWLWKWTNPGNSTNPVWWWQWRFLLLHWKYFEAERTSVFDHLIQVISYAIEGNGGGGT from the exons ATGGCGAAATCGAAGAACCACACCGCACATAACCAGTCTTACAAGGCTCACAGGAACGGCATCAAGAAGCCAAGGAAACACCGTCACACTTCCACCAAAGAC TGGCGACAGTttggtggtggcagtggcggtTGTTGGTGGTGGTTGTGGAAGTGGACAAATCCAGGTAACAGTACAAATCCAGTttggtggtggcagtggcggtTCTTGCTTTTACACTGGAAATATTTTGAAGCTGAAAGAACTAGTGTATTTGATCATCTTATTCAAGTGATCAGTTATGCTATAGAG